In Nostoc sp. GT001, a genomic segment contains:
- a CDS encoding DUF29 family protein, with protein MEELLELRQFLEQGKIHEALLLVDELEEMSLSDKINKIDSYGVILLIHLIKQMAEKRSTRSWDVSIENTVREINKINKRRKSGGFYLNQAELLDILQQGYQVALKRAALETFEGRYEAKELAAMVDQQETLAEALKLIQQ; from the coding sequence ATGGAAGAACTGCTAGAACTTAGGCAATTTCTAGAACAAGGCAAAATCCATGAGGCGCTACTGTTGGTGGATGAGTTAGAAGAAATGAGCCTCAGTGACAAAATCAATAAAATTGATAGTTATGGTGTGATTCTGCTCATCCATTTAATTAAACAAATGGCCGAAAAACGTTCTACTCGCTCTTGGGATGTTTCAATAGAAAATACAGTGCGGGAAATCAACAAAATAAACAAGCGCCGCAAATCTGGTGGCTTTTACTTGAATCAAGCAGAATTACTCGATATTCTGCAACAAGGATATCAAGTGGCACTGAAACGAGCGGCGCTAGAAACTTTTGAAGGGCGTTATGAAGCCAAAGAATTAGCTGCAATGGTTGACCAGCAAGAAACTTTAGCCGAAGCACTGAAACTGATTCAACAATAG
- a CDS encoding isoaspartyl peptidase/L-asparaginase, producing MELQVQPKLIIHGGAGSSLHGKGGLEAVRRSLHTVIEEVYSLLLSGATASEAVVQGCLMLEDNPRFNAGTGSVLQSDGQIRMSASLMDGASGRFSGVINISRVKNPIDLAQFLQSSPDRVLSDFGSAELAREMQIPSYNALTDLRLQEWIQERQDNFKSTMAGVVAEPELLETSNAGRGTIGVVALDASGKLAAGTSTGGKGFERIGRVSDSAMPAGNYATSNAGVSCTGIGEDIIDECLAARIVVRVTDGMSLKEAMQRSFGEAHENKRDLGAIALDASGAIAWGKTSEILLAAYHDGEKVGDTLEWNDSELIGYC from the coding sequence ATGGAGTTACAGGTGCAACCTAAATTAATTATTCATGGAGGGGCTGGTAGTTCTCTCCACGGTAAAGGCGGATTAGAGGCGGTGCGCCGATCGCTCCATACAGTAATAGAAGAAGTTTATTCTCTGCTATTGTCAGGAGCAACTGCCTCTGAGGCAGTGGTGCAGGGTTGCCTAATGCTCGAAGACAACCCCCGTTTTAATGCTGGTACTGGTTCAGTATTGCAATCCGATGGACAAATCCGTATGAGTGCTTCCCTGATGGATGGTGCATCAGGACGATTTAGTGGTGTGATTAATATCTCGCGGGTGAAAAATCCGATTGATTTAGCGCAATTTTTACAAAGCTCGCCAGACCGAGTGCTATCAGATTTCGGTTCGGCTGAGTTGGCGCGGGAAATGCAAATTCCCAGCTACAACGCCTTAACTGATTTGCGATTACAAGAGTGGATACAAGAGCGCCAGGATAATTTTAAAAGCACAATGGCTGGCGTGGTAGCAGAACCCGAACTACTAGAAACCAGCAATGCCGGACGCGGTACCATCGGTGTAGTAGCTTTAGATGCATCTGGTAAGCTAGCTGCTGGCACTTCTACTGGTGGTAAGGGATTTGAGCGGATTGGCCGGGTAAGTGATTCGGCGATGCCAGCAGGTAATTATGCGACTAGTAATGCTGGTGTTAGCTGTACTGGCATTGGCGAAGATATCATCGATGAGTGTTTAGCTGCACGGATTGTAGTGCGTGTCACTGATGGGATGTCACTGAAGGAGGCAATGCAGCGATCCTTTGGGGAAGCCCACGAGAACAAACGCGATTTGGGAGCGATCGCCTTAGATGCTAGTGGAGCGATCGCTTGGGGGAAAACTAGCGAAATCTTACTCGCCGCCTACCATGACGGGGAAAAAGTTGGTGACACCTTGGAATGGAATGATAGTGAATTGATCGGCTATTGTTGA
- a CDS encoding DUF2256 domain-containing protein, with protein MGRVRSKSDLPTKICPVCQRPFTWRKKWQDCWDDVKYCSERCRRRRSEAQNETNRDTDANSARD; from the coding sequence ATGGGACGTGTTCGTTCTAAATCTGACCTACCCACAAAAATCTGTCCGGTATGTCAACGTCCTTTCACATGGCGTAAAAAGTGGCAAGATTGTTGGGACGATGTGAAATATTGTTCAGAACGTTGTCGTCGTCGCCGTTCTGAAGCTCAAAATGAAACCAACCGCGATACAGACGCAAATAGCGCAAGAGATTAA
- a CDS encoding PEP-CTERM sorting domain-containing protein, whose protein sequence is MKSYTEIVKRFFALATPAIATSILATLPSQAATIAYSESKFNINNFSTSPSDVRTLTDNVTTAISTGGQVTADANAEAKFNIDANNSASNLSFSQAQGQGDGYTGSAESFAGIIGYDFIVDKEFSFDFSGLFNLKTSIDDAVTERANASGEFLYQLYDSDTGNLLDYFKISGNLSTIGNNDAFVFEPSSNITLDSNQTTIDKSFGGTQEYALTSFKGKYSRTFDKLTRLTLIESKSNQVSVYTVPEPSTILGSLFSCTMFGAISIRKRKRASSSALLVNKDLRSV, encoded by the coding sequence ATGAAAAGCTACACTGAAATTGTAAAGCGTTTTTTTGCATTGGCTACTCCAGCGATCGCTACTTCGATATTGGCAACCTTACCAAGCCAAGCTGCTACCATTGCATATTCTGAGTCCAAATTCAACATCAACAACTTTAGTACTAGCCCTTCAGATGTTAGGACTTTGACTGATAATGTAACCACAGCAATTAGCACAGGTGGTCAAGTAACTGCTGATGCTAACGCTGAGGCTAAGTTTAATATCGATGCAAACAACTCTGCCTCGAATTTGTCCTTCAGCCAAGCTCAAGGTCAGGGTGATGGCTATACAGGGTCGGCGGAAAGCTTTGCTGGGATTATCGGTTATGATTTCATAGTTGACAAAGAGTTTTCTTTTGATTTCAGTGGCTTATTTAACCTGAAAACATCCATTGATGATGCCGTGACTGAACGTGCAAATGCTAGTGGAGAGTTTTTATATCAGTTATACGACAGCGATACTGGTAATCTTTTAGACTATTTCAAGATTTCTGGAAATTTATCAACAATAGGTAACAATGATGCTTTTGTATTTGAACCGAGTAGTAACATAACTCTTGATTCAAATCAGACTACTATTGATAAATCTTTTGGCGGAACACAGGAATATGCTTTGACTAGCTTTAAGGGTAAATATTCCCGTACTTTCGATAAGTTAACTCGTTTAACCTTAATAGAATCTAAAAGTAATCAGGTGAGCGTCTATACTGTCCCAGAACCCTCAACAATTCTAGGTTCGCTGTTTAGTTGCACTATGTTTGGTGCTATCTCAATACGCAAGCGAAAAAGAGCTTCTTCATCTGCGTTGTTGGTTAATAAAGATTTAAGGTCTGTTTAG